Genomic DNA from Nocardioides aquaticus:
CCCCCGGCGCCGACGTCGTGCACGACCACCACGGCCGGGGCTGGGTCTGGGGGTCGGGCCGCGGGGTGGTGACGGTCCGGTTCGAGACCGCGGAGACCCCGCCGGGCCCGGTGCGCTCCTTCGCCGTCGACGACCCGGCCCTGCGGCACTGGACCCGCCCGGACCCGCTCGACCCCGCCGACGGGGAGACCACGGCCGCCGAGGCACCGACCGCCGTCCCGACGGAAAACCCCTCGCCAGCACCGACCCCTCCCTCCTAGCCTCAGCGGGTGGAGATCCGCCCCGTCGACCTGGCCGACGACGCCCTGATGGCCCAGCTGCACGGCGTCTCCGAGCGCGCCCTGCGCCTCGGACGGCCCGACGCGCCCGTGTGGTCGCTGGCCGACTTCCTCGGCGCGATGCGCTCCCCCGACTCCGGGGAGAGGTCCTACCTGCTCGCCGCCCGCCTTCCCGGGGACCCGGACCGGGTCGTCGGCTGGGGCGTGCTCTACCTGTTCCTGCTCGACAACCTGGAGAAGGCCTACCTGGAGGTCCAGGTCGACCCCGCCCACGCCCGCCGGGGCGTCGGCACCGCCCTGGTCGGCGAGCTGGAGCGGCTGGCGGTCGAGGAGGGCCGCACCCTGCTGCTCACCGACACCAAGCTCCCGGCCGACGAGCAGGAGTCGCACGGCTACCGGCGCTTCCTGGAGCGGCTCGGCTACTCCTTCTCGAACGTCGAGGTGGTCCGCCACGCCCCGCTGCCGGTCCCCGACGCCGACCTCGACGCCTGGGCCGCGCAGGCTGCCCGCAAGGCCGGGGGCTACGAGGTGCGCACCCTGGTCAACGAGGTGCCGCCCGAGCTGGCGGCGTCCCTCGGCGAGCTGATGGGCCTGCTGGCCGTCGACGCCCCGACCGGCGCGGTCGACTTCGAGGCCGAGACGATGACGCCGGAACGGCTCGACGAGCGGCTGGCGGCGTCGCGCGCGATGGGCCGCGACCTCTACGAGACCGTCGCGCTGGCCCCGGACGGCACGGTGGCGGCCCAGAGCACGCTGTCGGTGCCCACCGACGGCACGACGACGGCGTGGCAGTGGGGCACCTTCGTGCACCGAGAGCACCGCGGTCGGAGCCTCGGCCTGGCGGTGAAGACGGCCAACCTGCGCGCGGTGCAGGCCGACCACCCCGAGCTGCGCCGGGTCACCACGCAGAACGCCGAGACCAACGAGTGGATGATCGCGATCAACGAGCTGATGGGGTTCCGCCCGGTCGAGGTCTCCGCGGAGTTCCTCAAGCACGCCTGACCCGGGGGCGGTCGGGGCGTGCGACCCGGGAAGTAGGTTCGCGACATGCCCGACCCGTCCACACCCCCGTCCGCACACCAGTCCGCTCCCCGGGCCGCCGCCCGTCCCGTCACGACGACCCACCACGGCCAGGAGCGCGTCGACGAGTACGACTGGCTGCGCGACAAGGACTCCCCGGAGGTCCTCGCGCACCTGGAGGCGGAGAACGCCTACACGCAGGAGCAGACCGCGCACCTGGCGCCGCTGCGGGCCCGCCTCTTCGACGAGATCAAGGCCCGGACCCGCGAGACCGACCTGTCGGTGCCCACCCGCAAGCGCGGCCACTGGTACTACGGGCGCTCCTTCGAGGGCCGGGAGTACGGCGCCTCGTGCCGCGTGCCGGTCGTCGACCCGGCCGACTGGTCCCCGCCCCGCCCGGCGGAGGACGCCGCCCCCGACCAGCCCGCGCTGCCCGGCGAGCAGGTGCTCCTCGACCTCGACGCGCTCGCCGAGGGCCACGACTTCTTCTCGCTCGGCGGGTCCTCGATCAGCCCGGACGACACCCTGCTGGCCTACGCCGTCGACACCACCGGCGACGAGCGCTACACCGTCCGCTTCCGTGAGCTGGCCGGCGAGGCGCTGCGCGACGACGTGCTCACCGACGTCATGGGCGGCGTCACCTGGCACCCGGACGGGGAGCGCTGCTACTACGCCACGGTCGACGAGTCCTGGCGGCCCGACAAGATCTGGGAGCACCGGCTCGGCACCGCCCAGGCCGACGACACGCTGGTCCACCACGAGACCGACGAGCGGTTCTGGACCGGTCTCGGCCGGACCCGCTCCGAGCGCTTCCTGCTGGTCGCCAGCGGCTCCAAGACCACCTCGGAGTACCGCTTCCTCGACACCGAGGACGAGGCCGCCGGGTGGCAGCTGTTCACCCCGCGCCGCGCCGACCTCGACCACCACCTCGAGCACGCCGTGATCGCCGGGCAGGACGTGTTCCTGGTCCACCACAACGGCACCGGCCCCGACTACGAGATCGCCACCGCGCCGATCGCGCCGACCGCCCCGGAGGACTGGGTCCCGCTGGTGCCGCACGACCCGGCCGTCCGCCTCGAGGACGTCGCCGCGTTCGCCGGCCACCTCGTCGTCGAGCAGCGCAGCGCCGGCCAGACGCAGCTGCGCGTCATCGAGCTCGGCCCCGCGGGACCGACCGACGACTACCTGGTCACCTTCGACCGCGAGCTGGCCACCGTGGGCGCCGGCAGCAACCCCGGCTTCGACCAGCCGGTGATCCGGCTGGGCTACACCTCCCTGGCCGTGCCGTCCTCGGTCTACGACTACGACGTGCGCACCCGCGAGCTGACCCTGCTGCGCCGCCAGCCCGTGCTGGGCGACTTCGACCCCGACGACTACGAGGAGCACCGGCTCTGGGCCACCGCGCCGGACGGCGAGCAGGTCCCGATCTCGCTGGTCGTGCGCCGTGACGCCAGCCCCGCCCGCGACGGCGCCGGCCCGGTGCCGCTGCACCTGTACGGCTACGGCGCCTACGAGGCCTCGATGGACCCCGGCTTCTCCGTCGCGCGGCTGTCCGTGCTCGACCGGGGCGCGGCCTTCGCGATCGCCCACGTGCGCGGCGGCGGCGAGATGGGCCGCCGGTGGTACGACGAGGGCAAGCTGCACCACAAGCAGCACACCTTCGACGACTTCGCCGCCTGCGCCCGCCACCTCGTCGACACGGGCTGGACCACCGTCGAGCACCTCGTCGGCGAGGGCGGCTCGGCCGGCGGGCTGCTGATCGGCGCGGTCGCCAACCAGGCCCCCGACGCGTTCGGCGCGCTGGTGGCGGGCGTGCCCTTCGTGGACACCCTCACCTCCATGCTCGACGCGAGCCTCCCGCTGACGGTCACCGAGTACGACGAGTGGGGCGACCCCACGGGCGACCCGCAGGCCTACGCCGACATCGCGGCCTACGCGCCGTACGAGAACGTGCGCGCCCAGCACTACCCGGCGATCCTGGCCGAGACCTCGCTCAACGACACCCGGGTGCTCTACGTCGAGCCGGCCAAGTGGGTGGCCCGGCTGCGGGCGGTGGCCGACGCCGACGTGCTGCTGCGCTGCGAGATGCAGGCCGGGCACGGCGGGGTCTCGGGCCGCTACCGCGCCTGGCACGACCGCGCCTTCAGCCTCGCGTGGATCCTGGACCGGATGGGCCTCGCCGAGGTCTGAGCGCCGCCTTGTGCCACGCGTACCGCTGAGTCCGAGACCGCCCGCCGGGGACCGCCACCCCGGCGGGCGTGGTGGTCTGAGAGTTTTCTGAGAAGTCTGCTCCTACGCAACTCTGCAGCCTCGCTGGACGTCGTTCTAGTTGAAGGCAACAGGGAATCGGCCCTCCGCCACCCCCACCCCGCAGGGGTGACCTGCTGGGGAATCGGTGGCCACTCCCCCGTGTTGTGACAGATGACGAAGGAGGGGTTCGCATGGCGACCAGCACCACCACCCGCGCCACGGCACGACGCTCTGGAGGGCGCGAGATCGAAGGACGTGACTCCGTCGGGCTCTACCTCGACGAGATCGCACGCACGCCCCTCCTCGACGCCGCGACCGAGGTCGAGCTGTCCAAGACCATCGAGGCCGGCCTGATGGCCCAGGCCCTGCTGAACGAGGGCCGGGTGGGTCGCCGCAAGGGCGGTGCCCCGATGTCGGCCAACCTCGAGGAGCTCGAGTGGCTCGCCGCCGAGGGCGAGAAGGCGGTCCAGACCTTCATCACCGCCAACCTGCGCCTGGTGGTCTCCATCGCGCGCAAGTACGGCCGCGCCCAGATGCCGATGCTCGACCTGATCCAGGAGGGCAACACCGGCCTGATCCGGGCGGTCGAGAAGTTCGACTACA
This window encodes:
- a CDS encoding GNAT family N-acetyltransferase — encoded protein: MEIRPVDLADDALMAQLHGVSERALRLGRPDAPVWSLADFLGAMRSPDSGERSYLLAARLPGDPDRVVGWGVLYLFLLDNLEKAYLEVQVDPAHARRGVGTALVGELERLAVEEGRTLLLTDTKLPADEQESHGYRRFLERLGYSFSNVEVVRHAPLPVPDADLDAWAAQAARKAGGYEVRTLVNEVPPELAASLGELMGLLAVDAPTGAVDFEAETMTPERLDERLAASRAMGRDLYETVALAPDGTVAAQSTLSVPTDGTTTAWQWGTFVHREHRGRSLGLAVKTANLRAVQADHPELRRVTTQNAETNEWMIAINELMGFRPVEVSAEFLKHA
- a CDS encoding S9 family peptidase, encoding MPDPSTPPSAHQSAPRAAARPVTTTHHGQERVDEYDWLRDKDSPEVLAHLEAENAYTQEQTAHLAPLRARLFDEIKARTRETDLSVPTRKRGHWYYGRSFEGREYGASCRVPVVDPADWSPPRPAEDAAPDQPALPGEQVLLDLDALAEGHDFFSLGGSSISPDDTLLAYAVDTTGDERYTVRFRELAGEALRDDVLTDVMGGVTWHPDGERCYYATVDESWRPDKIWEHRLGTAQADDTLVHHETDERFWTGLGRTRSERFLLVASGSKTTSEYRFLDTEDEAAGWQLFTPRRADLDHHLEHAVIAGQDVFLVHHNGTGPDYEIATAPIAPTAPEDWVPLVPHDPAVRLEDVAAFAGHLVVEQRSAGQTQLRVIELGPAGPTDDYLVTFDRELATVGAGSNPGFDQPVIRLGYTSLAVPSSVYDYDVRTRELTLLRRQPVLGDFDPDDYEEHRLWATAPDGEQVPISLVVRRDASPARDGAGPVPLHLYGYGAYEASMDPGFSVARLSVLDRGAAFAIAHVRGGGEMGRRWYDEGKLHHKQHTFDDFAACARHLVDTGWTTVEHLVGEGGSAGGLLIGAVANQAPDAFGALVAGVPFVDTLTSMLDASLPLTVTEYDEWGDPTGDPQAYADIAAYAPYENVRAQHYPAILAETSLNDTRVLYVEPAKWVARLRAVADADVLLRCEMQAGHGGVSGRYRAWHDRAFSLAWILDRMGLAEV